A single Leptolyngbyaceae cyanobacterium DNA region contains:
- a CDS encoding TauD/TfdA family dioxygenase, whose product MKKLPTIERQVVSLSREKLVKTEWLQPGQSLPLVVKPAVDGVNLIDWAKLNQSWITSQLRQYGGILFRNFEQNGVEEFEDFIGVVSGELLEYRERSSPRSHVSGNVYTSTDYPADRSIFLHNENSYQYKWPLKIFFFCLQPAQQGGATPIADVRKIFQRLRPKIRDKFAQKQVMYVRNYGDGFGLDWQDVFQTTDKIKVEDYCRSHQIEFEWKSGNRLRTKQIRQAVRRHPQTGEFVWFNHAAFFHVSTLEPCLRQSLLTGFQEEDLPHNTYYGDGSPIEDFVLEEIREAYRQETIAFPWRLGDILMLDNMLVAHGRAPFVGQRKVVVGMSEPYSGES is encoded by the coding sequence ATGAAAAAATTACCTACAATCGAACGTCAAGTTGTTAGTTTATCTAGAGAAAAACTGGTAAAAACTGAATGGTTGCAACCCGGACAATCTCTACCTTTGGTAGTTAAACCCGCCGTTGATGGGGTTAATTTGATCGATTGGGCAAAACTAAATCAATCTTGGATTACATCTCAATTGCGGCAATATGGCGGGATTTTATTTCGGAATTTCGAGCAAAATGGGGTTGAAGAATTCGAGGATTTTATTGGAGTTGTATCGGGAGAATTATTAGAATATCGCGAACGTTCATCCCCCCGCAGTCACGTCAGCGGCAATGTTTATACTTCCACAGATTATCCAGCCGATCGCAGCATTTTCTTGCATAATGAGAATTCATATCAGTATAAATGGCCTTTAAAAATCTTCTTTTTTTGTTTGCAACCCGCACAACAGGGAGGCGCAACGCCAATTGCTGACGTGCGAAAAATCTTCCAACGCCTTCGACCGAAAATTAGAGACAAATTTGCTCAAAAACAAGTGATGTACGTCCGCAATTATGGCGATGGTTTTGGTTTGGATTGGCAGGATGTTTTCCAAACAACTGATAAAATAAAAGTAGAAGATTATTGTCGCAGTCATCAGATTGAATTTGAATGGAAATCGGGAAATCGATTGAGAACAAAACAAATTCGTCAGGCGGTAAGACGGCATCCTCAAACGGGAGAATTTGTTTGGTTTAACCACGCTGCATTCTTTCACGTTTCTACTTTAGAACCTTGCCTGCGTCAATCTTTGTTAACGGGTTTTCAAGAGGAAGATTTACCTCACAATACTTATTATGGAGATGGTTCGCCAATTGAGGATTTTGTGTTAGAAGAAATCCGCGAAGCATATCGGCAAGAAACAATCGCTTTCCCTTGGCGGTTGGGGGATATTTTGATGCTTGACAATATGTTAGTGGCACATGGACGTGCGCCATTTGTCGGTCAACGTAAAGTTGTTGTTGGGATGTCGGAACCGTACAGTGGAGAAAGTTAA